Genomic DNA from Asterias amurensis chromosome 2, ASM3211899v1:
ctgggttcaaatcccacctgagtgatttgcctgtggattgttTTCACTGAACTTGGGAAAATTCCTAGTATATAGTGCTTAGTACACATCGGTTTAAGggtagaaaacaaattatatacatGTGTCTATGTGATATATAGTTATTCCTAATTTAGGTAAATTAATAACTGTCTAAAGTCAACTCAAGTCAACAGATGAAGATTTGTTGGAATATACAAACGGCAAAATGTTGCCTCCATAGGAGACTAGCTTTTTATTACAACTAAACCTGTTATGGAATAATTTGCcaacaatttgaaaatgatCATTTGAAAATGATCTTTTACGCTTACTATAAACCTGTTTAAAACTCCAACTCAAAGAATTCCTTTTTAGATAcctaatttttttaatattatttgacGTTATAGTTTGTTATCGTTAAGAAATGGTTCTTACTGAAGTAAGAAATTAGCAAGATGTTTTTCTTACTCTGAAACTTCTTATAAGAaatgtgttttatactatcaacagttctccattgttcgtttaccaagtaaggttttatgctaacaattgttttgagtatttaccaatagtgtccagtgcctttaattaaactATTGTTGCTACTAAATCCCGAGTGCCATCTACTCTAGATGAACAATCCTCATTTTCTCTTGTCCACACCTTGCTTGAGTAGCAAATAACTAATTATAATCTGGACAGAAACAgaatactttatttttgttgctATTAATGACAATGTTGCGCCTCATCAGTCTGATTAGTTCAGGTCTCCTTGTTTGTTTGTCCCGTTGGCAACGCAACCAGTTGGCTATTGTCGGTCAAATTTGATTCACCTGAACACTTCTCAACAATATCCAACCATTGCAGTACATGTTAAGTATAGAATCACTAGAACTGTGTGTAACATGACAACGAAGAATAAAGATAACCAGCGAGCCGAGTTGTGACCTTTCAGATGTTGATCTGTTCATCAGTAAACGAGGACAAGTTGTGCAAACATTAAGTTACTGAAAACCACAGTTGAAGAGTGTGATAATAATGTTGCTTCAAAGTATGAATACCGTTCTGTTTCATCTCTTAATATTGATGACAATGCAAAGCATTATCGTCCTCTCCTCTTGTCCCACTGGCTGGGTAAAATGGCGTCAGTCTTGTTACATCTTACTGCCTGACAAGATGAACTGGATGCAAGCCGAGGCGGCATGCAAGCGACCAGGGAGCAACCTCATAGTGCCTGATTCAAAAGATGAAAACGACTTCATCTTTGAGTGGGCAGTGAAAGGGAAAATGGGGATGTGGATCGACTGCACAGATGCTGCTCAAGAAGGAGTTTGGCTGTGTGCAGGTGAGCCTCCAAAATTTACCAACTGGGAACAAGACAACCCAAGCAGCAAAAACGACTTCAACTGTGCCGGAATGAGGAAGGCACATGGCTTTTGGTCTGATAATAGAGAATGCCAGAAGCGTAGATCAGCCGTATGTAAGATGCCGTTCCCTATCGAGCCAATCTACCACACCCTGCTAGGTCCCGATGGGCGTGTCTCTCAATACTGCCCCCTCAATCACGTCATCCACAACCTGGCAGTAAAGGGTGTGATTGCTTGTGGCTGGGCGTGTACATCAGATCCTCGTTGCCGCTCCTTTAATGTTTGGCAGAGCAGCAAGAAAGAGAAGAAATGTCAACTCAACAACGTCACCTTTCTTGAGGACGATCACACTGACTCCAAGGATGTTGAGGGTTGTGTCtactttgaactttgaactttgcactttgcactttgAATTTTGcactttgaactttgaactttgaacaTTAATTTTAGTAATGCACCGTGGTCCCTTTCCCATCCTTAATCAAACTGACAAACAAACCATTCAGTAAACAACTAGACAATCTAGAAGAGATATTCATCGCGATGTTTGAATTTGCATTTTGGAAGGATACATGCCTCATATATTGATAATGagagaattgactagagtgggactcgaaccaaccaCCTCCGGATAAAcgtaccggcgctctaccaactgagctattatagccctatgttggcggtctccctattatgtcaatatctttgttcgggttgATTTCTTAGACtttctttgtttatttaaaaagtcatgtAGTAGACCTTGCAAGTCTTGCGGCTTTTTTGACAACCTATAATATAGATTAGAGCATTCATTGCGAAGTCTGAATGTGCGTTATGGAAGGATACATGTCTCATCGGTAAACTTTGAGAGACTTTGTACAGGAAAGTCTACTttgtatgcatacatgtatgtgtttttgtaagtttcagtactttgtttgtgtatttaaaAGGTCATGTAGTAGCCCTGCAAAACTTTGCGCGTAAGGTTTTTGAAACTCGTTGGTCCCACGTACATTGCTTTAACACTTGGAGGAAACAAACTCACGCATTTTATGGGTCACAATGATCGAATACGCGCAAGATTTACTTAGTTTATACAATTTATGGCAATGATGGCTTGcttttgtaaataaatatactTACAAATTTATGTATTTGAAAAAATCTGCACTTTTATAGGAAGGTTACCATGGAATTTCATCAACAGATATAAGCTTATTCCTAGCATTTTAACACTTTCAAACATGAGTCTAAATTACTGCAGTTGTAGTTCAGACCTAGATTACTAGGGTTcgtatttttttcacaaaattggttCAAGATCACAATTAATATGAAAGGTCACGATGACCTACTTAACAACATTTATGTTTGACAATAGATTTTAATTGAGCATTCATTTCTCATTATTTTAataccaaatttgcataggccCTATATGTGATGAAAAATAACATGGTTGttacatatttttaccaaaagggtgGTATTTTTCTCCAACTCTAAAAACGTTATTTTTAGCTTCTGCTCTGACTAAGTGGTAAGTTGGGATCGGGCTAAACATTAGGATCTACAAGCAAAGAAACTTTCATCACCCCTTGAGCCCAACCTTGTGCTATTTCTTTCTGTTTACCCAACCtatgttattaaaggcagtggacactattggtaattgtcaaagactagccttcacagttggtgtatctcaacatatgcataaaataacaaacctgtaaaaatttgagctcaatcggtcatcggacttgcgagataataatgaaagaaaaaacactcttgtcaccacagttgtgtgcgattagatggttaatttcaagacctcaagttctaaatctgaggtcttgaaattcgtggaaaatcacttctttctcgaaaactatggcacttcagagggagccgtttctgacaatgttttataccatcaacctctccccattactagtcaccaagaaaggttttatgctaataattattttgagttataaccaatagtgtccactgcctttaatgttatatgggtgtttggtttgggttCAAGAGGTGTACTTGTTTGGGACTCActcttacaagctttgcttcttagTGAGCCCCCTGCAGTATCATAAAAGTGTATTTATTTCCTCTTGGCGTAACTGTATTATTCAGTACATGTTTATATTATTGCCTGTTTTACAACGTTTCTGtggaaacaataaacctaaCCAACCTTATAACCATGGACACCTCCTTCTTACATAACTCAGTGTTTCCTGGTACCATAtatctttgtttttctgttatttttttctggtaAATCTGAGCTGCAGTGAACCATTTGATTATAGCCCATCAGAGTTCTTCTTTTAAGATCCTTCAGTCTGATTCAAATTTCATTCTGTTCATTGACCATGTCATTGTCTGTTGGGCTATTGTTCACATTTGCtccttatatataaaaaaacaaaccaaaaaacaaacatcggaagacatgaggtatAATAGTTTGctggtctgacatggaatgacaCTGTGAATGTGCATGAAAGCTTGTCAATTTTAATAAACACAACACAACGCAAACACTGTTTAGCTTACCTGCTAAATCCTTCAATGACAGAATGTGATTCTTGGCCAGGTGGATATTCCGAAGAGACGCTTCCACCATTTCATCTTCGCGCCAATGATAAACCTGATCAATATGAAACATAGTAAATGTCTTGTAAGTACTGGGCCGGCCATATTGGATGGCAGATTTTGgatttatttgtaaaatttgGGCGTGATTTCTTGTCATTGTGACACGTAtaataagtgatgtttgaaggaTGAAAATAAGctatagatattaaatttgcgggtacaaccatgttatAATTCTcatttgagggagtgttggttactcaaaacaatttattaTAAAGAGTGAAAGCtaaagtttgagatcaatcgccatc
This window encodes:
- the LOC139934083 gene encoding type-2 ice-structuring protein-like, with product MVLTELKSVIIMLLQSMNTVLFHLLILMTMQSIIVLSSCPTGWVKWRQSCYILLPDKMNWMQAEAACKRPGSNLIVPDSKDENDFIFEWAVKGKMGMWIDCTDAAQEGVWLCAGEPPKFTNWEQDNPSSKNDFNCAGMRKAHGFWSDNRECQKRRSAVCKMPFPIEPIYHTLLGPDGRVSQYCPLNHVIHNLAVKGVIACGWACTSDPRCRSFNVWQSSKKEKKCQLNNVTFLEDDHTDSKDVEGCVYFEL